A region of the Trueperaceae bacterium genome:
AAGGACGAGCGCGTGGCCGCCGCGCAGACGCTGCGCGGGCCGGGCCGGTCGGGCGTCTCGTTCGACCGCCTGGGCCAGCTCAGGGACCTGGAGGACGCGCTGTACGCCGCGAAGGTCGTCGCCTACGCGCAGGGGTTCGCGCTGCTCAGGCGCGCGTCGGACGACCTCGGCTGGGGGGTGCCGCTCAGCACTGTCCCCCTGCTGTGGCGCGGCGGCTGCGTGATCCGCTCGCGGATCCTCGGCGACGTCGCCGCGGCCTACGCCGAGGACCCCGAGCTGCCCGACCTGATGACGGCCCCGCGGTTCGCGCGCGAGCTCGCGGGCTGCCAGGCGGGCTGGCGCCGCACGCTGACGCGGGCGATCGCCGCCGGCGTGCCGATGCCGGCGACGTCCGCCGCGCTGGCCCACTACGACGGCTACAGGTCGGAGCGGCTGCCGGCGAACCTCATCGAGGCGCAGCGAGACTACTTCGGGGCGCACGGCTACGAGCGCGTCGACGCGCCGCGCGGCGAGCGCTTCCGCACCGACTGGACGGGGCGCGGCGGTACGTGACGGCCGCGCCGCACGAGGCCTAGGCGACAGGAGAGGGCGGCGGCGCGGTCGGGCCGGCGCAGCGCTCCGAAGCGAACATGTCGCCGGCGGCGAGGAGGGTGGGATGAGCGACTACGAAGCGATCCGCGAGACGGTCTTCCACTACTGCGAGGGCTACAGGGAGAAGGACCGCGCGCGGCTGGAGAGGGCGTTCGCCCCGAACGTGGCGGTCATGTTCGGCTGCACCCGGAACGAGCACGGCCGTCCCGAGATCTGGTCGGCGCCGATCGCGGACTCGATCGACAGGTGGGTCGCCCCCGAGTACACCCCCTTCGAGTTCGCCGAGGGGAGGATGCTCGCCGTCGACATCTTCAGCGACGTCGGCGCGACGGTGCTGTTCGACTTCGGGGGCAAGTTCCTCGAGTCCTACCAGCTGGCGAAGGCCGGCGGGCAGTGGCGCATCGTCAGCAAGTTCATCGTCGACCCCGACCGCGCCAGCGCTTGAGCCGCTCGCGCGGCGGCGGCCGCCTCAGTCGGCCCCCACCGCGCCGTCGCTCAGGCGCACGTACGCGACCGCGCGGTTGTTGTCGAGGCTGACCTCCGCGATCGCGCCGGCGGGGTTCGCGACGTTCACGAGCGCGTAGCGGCCGTCGGGCAGCCCGTCGACGATCAGGTCCTGCTCGTAGAGCTGCGCCACGTAGACGTCGCCGTAGCCGGGCGAGATGCCCTGCACGTCGCCGCGGCAGTCGACCGGGTACACGCCCCGCGAAGCGTCGATCAGCTCCTCCTCGACCGGGACGTTGTCCATGAGGCAGAAGCCGACCTTGTCGTTCCGGGCCACGATCTCGCCGAGGCCGCCGTCGGGCGTCACGGTCCACAGCTCGTAGCGCGCGAACGTCGTCAGGTGCAGGTGGCCGTGGCGGTGGTCGAACTGGAACGTGCCCACCTGCTCGCCCGGCACGACGTCGCCCGTGGCCGTGTGGAAGGTCTGGTAGACCACGAGCTCGCCCGTCTCCGGCTGCTCGCGGCCTCTCACCTCCAAGGGCCCGGGCCCGGCGTTCCAGATCGTCGTCGTGAACTTCAGGCGGCGGTGCCCCCCGCTCGAGGACTGGTCGACGAGGTAGAAGCCGGACGGCTCCAGCACCCGCAGGTCGGGCAGCAGCGGCGGGGCCGCGAGGGCCTGCTCGGCGCCGGGCTGGGCCGGGGCGTTCGGCGCCGGTCTGTCCCCGACCGTGGACCCTGCGGCGGACGCCGGCTCGCCTCGGGGCGCGGCCGGGACGTCCGACGACGGACCTCCCCGCAACGGACCCGGCAACCGTACGGGCGCCGGCGCTGCGACCGGGCCGTCCTGCGGCGCGAGCGTGGCACCGACGACCAGCGCCAGGCCGAGGACGGCCGCCGCGACCAGGAGCGGCCACGAGTCGAGCCCCGCCCTCGACGGGCGGCCGGGGCGCCTCCTCGTGCGGTACCGTCCTCGCACCGTCGACCACGCTTCCTCGCTCCCCGACCCTGCGCCGATGATGTGGCACCCGCGCCGCGGGGCGGGGCAGCCAGGTCACCTAGGCCAGCACGAACAACAGCGGCACGGCCGACGTCATCAGGTTCGTGAGGAAGTGCGCGACGATAAGCGGCATCAGCCGCCGCCGGCGCCGGTAGATGACGCCGGCCGTCGCGCCCCAGGCCGTGAAGGCCACTACGTACACGAGCATCGCCGCGGCGGAGGGCGCCAGGAACAGGTGCTGGACCCCGAACAGCGCCGCCGGCAGCAGCACCGCCAGCCAGGCCGGGACCCCCTGCTCCTCGAGCTCGCCCTGCGCGTGGCCGCGGTAGTAGAGCTCCTCGACGGGGGCGTTCGTGACGGGGAACAGCGCGATCACCAGCACGGCGAGGGCCAGCGAGACGGCCTCGCCGAGCGCCACCTCGGCGCCGGGGGGCGGCACGAAGACGGTCTCCCAGGCGCCGGCGAACCCGGCCGGCCCCGCGAGCAGCAGCACGACCAGGCTCATGGCCGCCGCGAACGGCACGAACATGACGAAGAGCCAGAGCATGCCGTAGGCGACGTCGCTCCCGCGGAGCCAGGGGCGTTCGCCGAGGAGCCCGCGCGCTCTCCCGCCGCGCGCCAGCAGCGCCAGGCAGGCGACGTTGACGGGGACGAAGTAGAGGGCCGAGAACTGGGGCGCCGCGGCGAAGGAGAAGGGCGCGCCGGTCGCCACCGCGACCGCCGCCGCCGTCGCGGCGGCCGCCAGCGCCAGCAGCGCGATGCGCACGAGCACGAGTCCCACGCCTGACCCTAACCGCTCGGCGCCGACCTCAGCCGTCGAAGAGGTGCCAGGCGCGGGGCAGCACGGCCACGCGCCCGCGCGTCGCCGCGTCGTGGGGGACGTCGACGTCGAGGCGCGCGCGTCCGCGTCCCGCCTCGAGCTCGAGCCGCTGGTTGGCACCCACGCGCCGGGAGGCCACGACCACGCCCTCGATCGCCCCCTCGGCCCCGGGGGCGAGCTCGACGTCGTGCGGGCGGAACGCCAGCAGGGCCGGCCCGTCGCCCCTGTCGACGCGCGGCAGGGCCAGGGCGCGCCCTTCCCATTCGAGCGCGCCGCCCCTCACCTCGACGGGGAGCAGGTTCGACTCGCCGATGAACTCGAAGACGAACCGCGAGGCGGGGCGCTCCAGCACCTCGTCGGGGTCGCCCACCTGCTCGACGCGCCCCTCCCTCATCACGGCCACCCTGTCGGCCAGCTCCAGCGCCTCCTCCTGGTCGTGCGTGACGAACAGGGTCGTGTGGCCCGTCCTGTCGTGGAGCTCGCGCAGGCCGCGCCGCAGCTCGCGCCTCACCTTCGCGTCGAGGGCGCCGAAGGGCTCGTCGAGGAGCAGCACGCGCGGCTTGATGGCCAGGGCGCGCGCCAGGCCCACGCGCTGCCGCTGGCCGCCGGAGAGCTGGGCCGGGTAGCGCCGCTCCAGGCCCCCCAGCTGCACGAGATCGATGAGCGCGCGCACGCGGGCGTCGACCTCGGCGCGCGAGAGGCTCGTGCCGCCGCGGCGCCTCCGCACGCGCAGCCCGAAGGCGATGTTGTCGTAGACGGTCATGTGCCGGAACAGCGCGTAGTGCTGGAAGACCATGCCGACGTTGCGCTGCTGCACGGTGAGCCGGGAGGCGTCCTCGTCGCCGAACCAGACGCGCCCGGTGTCGGGCGTGAGGAGGCCGGCGACGACCCTCAGCAGCGTGGTCTTGCCCGAGCCGGAGGGCCCGAGCAGCGCCATGAGCTCGCCGGGCTCGGCCTCGAGAGACACGCCGCGCAGCGCCGCCGCGGCGTCGAAGGCGAGGCTGACGTCCTCGAGTTTGACGGCGACGGACTCGCCCCAGTCCATGCCGCCGCGCCCGGCGCCCTCGTCAGCGGACCACATGACCCGCCTTCGCGAGGTAGTCGCGCCTCTCGAGGACGGCCTTGATGACGAGCGTGACGAGCGACAGCAGCGCGAGCAGCGACGCCAGCGCGAACGCGGCGACCCAGTTGTACTCGTTGTAGAGGATCTCGACCTGCAGCGGGATCGTGTTCGTCTGGCCGCGGATGTGGCCGGAGACGACGGAGGCGGCGCCGAACTCGCCCATCGCGCGCGCGTTGCACAGCAGCACGCCGTAGAGGAGCCCCCAACGCACGTTCGGCAGCGTGACGAGGGCGAAGACCTGCCAGCCGCGGGCGCCCAGCGTGAGGGCCGCCTCCTCGTCCTCGCTGCCCAGCTCCTGCATCACCGGCACGAGCTCCCTGGCCACGAACGGCACGGTCACGAAGAGCGTGGCCAGCACGATGCCGGGCACGGCGAACACGACCTGGATGCCGCGCGACTGCAGGAAGGGCCCAAGGTAGCCCTGCGCGCCGAACAGCAGGAGGTAGACGACACCGGCGATGACGGGCGAGACGGAGAACGGCAGGTCGATGAGCGTGACGAGGAGCGACTTGCCGCGGAACTCGAACTTCGCCACGGCCCAGGCCGCCGCGACGCCGAAGACGGCGTTGAGCGGCACGGCGATGGCGGCGACGAGCAGCGTGAGCCTGATCGCGGCGCGGGCCTCCGGCTCTACGAGCGACGCCAGGTAAGCGCCGACGCCGCCGCTCAGCGCCTGCACGAAGACGACGGTCAGCGGCAGCAGCAGGAGCACGCCGAGGACCGCCACGGCCGCGGCGGTGAGGCCCCACTTCAGCGCCCGCGGCTCGCCTATGGGCCCCGCCCGGCGCACGCGGGCCGCCTGCCTCGCCGCCCGGTCAGCCACGCCCGAAGCGCCTCCTCGTCCAGGCCTGCACGAGGTTCACGCCCAGCAGCAGGGCGAACGAGATGCCGAGCATGACGAGCGCGAGGGCCATCGCGCCAGGGTAGTCGAACTCCTCGAGCCTGATGATGATGAGGAGCGGCGCGATCTCGGTCTGGAACGGCAGGTTGCCGGCGATGAAGATCACCGAGCCGTACTCGCCCACGGCCCTGGCCAGCGCCAGCGCGAACCCCGTGACGCCGGCAGGCAGCAGCGTCGGCACCACGACCCTGAGGAGCGTCTGGAGGCGGCTGGCCCCCAGCGTGGCGGCGGCCTCCTCGACCTCGACGTCGAGCTCCTCGATGACCGGCTGGAGGGACCTCACGACGAACGGCAGGCCGATGAACACCAGCGCCACGACGATGCCGGCCTGCGTGTAGGCGACCTGCAGCCCCAGCGCGGCGAGGGGGCCGCCCAGCCAGCCGGTGGCGTCGAACACCGAGGCCAGGGCGATGCCGGCGACGGCCGTGGGCAGCGCGAAGGGCAGGTCGACCACGGCGTCGAGGACCCGACGCCCGGGGAAGCGGTAGCGCGCCAGCACCCAGGCGACGACGCCGCCCGCGACCAGCGCGATGAGCGCGGCCATGAGCGCGGACGTGAAGCTGAGGCGCACGGCCGCCCGCGAGCGCTCGTCGGCGAAGACGCCGGTGAGCTCGCCGAGGGGCAGCGTGGCGCCGCGCAGCGCCAGCGCCGCCAGCGGCGCGAGGACGATGAGGCTGAGGTAGGTGAGGGTGTAGCCGAGCGCCAGGCCGAAGCCCGGCAGCACGCTCCGCGAGCGGAAGCTCGTCGCCACGCGGCGGCCTCAGCGCCCGAAGAGCTGGTCGAACTCGCCGCCGTCGCCGAAGTGGACCCGCTGCGCGTTCGCCCACCCGCCGAACATCTCGTCGTCGATGCTCACCAGCTCCGTCTCGGCGAAGCGCGCCGCGT
Encoded here:
- a CDS encoding nuclear transport factor 2 family protein; protein product: MSDYEAIRETVFHYCEGYREKDRARLERAFAPNVAVMFGCTRNEHGRPEIWSAPIADSIDRWVAPEYTPFEFAEGRMLAVDIFSDVGATVLFDFGGKFLESYQLAKAGGQWRIVSKFIVDPDRASA
- a CDS encoding lysyl oxidase family protein translates to MRGGPSSDVPAAPRGEPASAAGSTVGDRPAPNAPAQPGAEQALAAPPLLPDLRVLEPSGFYLVDQSSSGGHRRLKFTTTIWNAGPGPLEVRGREQPETGELVVYQTFHTATGDVVPGEQVGTFQFDHRHGHLHLTTFARYELWTVTPDGGLGEIVARNDKVGFCLMDNVPVEEELIDASRGVYPVDCRGDVQGISPGYGDVYVAQLYEQDLIVDGLPDGRYALVNVANPAGAIAEVSLDNNRAVAYVRLSDGAVGAD
- a CDS encoding CPBP family intramembrane glutamic endopeptidase, whose product is MGLVLVRIALLALAAAATAAAVAVATGAPFSFAAAPQFSALYFVPVNVACLALLARGGRARGLLGERPWLRGSDVAYGMLWLFVMFVPFAAAMSLVVLLLAGPAGFAGAWETVFVPPPGAEVALGEAVSLALAVLVIALFPVTNAPVEELYYRGHAQGELEEQGVPAWLAVLLPAALFGVQHLFLAPSAAAMLVYVVAFTAWGATAGVIYRRRRRLMPLIVAHFLTNLMTSAVPLLFVLA
- a CDS encoding sulfate/molybdate ABC transporter ATP-binding protein, which gives rise to MWSADEGAGRGGMDWGESVAVKLEDVSLAFDAAAALRGVSLEAEPGELMALLGPSGSGKTTLLRVVAGLLTPDTGRVWFGDEDASRLTVQQRNVGMVFQHYALFRHMTVYDNIAFGLRVRRRRGGTSLSRAEVDARVRALIDLVQLGGLERRYPAQLSGGQRQRVGLARALAIKPRVLLLDEPFGALDAKVRRELRRGLRELHDRTGHTTLFVTHDQEEALELADRVAVMREGRVEQVGDPDEVLERPASRFVFEFIGESNLLPVEVRGGALEWEGRALALPRVDRGDGPALLAFRPHDVELAPGAEGAIEGVVVASRRVGANQRLELEAGRGRARLDVDVPHDAATRGRVAVLPRAWHLFDG
- the cysW gene encoding sulfate ABC transporter permease subunit CysW, with the translated sequence MADRAARQAARVRRAGPIGEPRALKWGLTAAAVAVLGVLLLLPLTVVFVQALSGGVGAYLASLVEPEARAAIRLTLLVAAIAVPLNAVFGVAAAWAVAKFEFRGKSLLVTLIDLPFSVSPVIAGVVYLLLFGAQGYLGPFLQSRGIQVVFAVPGIVLATLFVTVPFVARELVPVMQELGSEDEEAALTLGARGWQVFALVTLPNVRWGLLYGVLLCNARAMGEFGAASVVSGHIRGQTNTIPLQVEILYNEYNWVAAFALASLLALLSLVTLVIKAVLERRDYLAKAGHVVR
- the cysT gene encoding sulfate ABC transporter permease subunit CysT, with protein sequence MATSFRSRSVLPGFGLALGYTLTYLSLIVLAPLAALALRGATLPLGELTGVFADERSRAAVRLSFTSALMAALIALVAGGVVAWVLARYRFPGRRVLDAVVDLPFALPTAVAGIALASVFDATGWLGGPLAALGLQVAYTQAGIVVALVFIGLPFVVRSLQPVIEELDVEVEEAAATLGASRLQTLLRVVVPTLLPAGVTGFALALARAVGEYGSVIFIAGNLPFQTEIAPLLIIIRLEEFDYPGAMALALVMLGISFALLLGVNLVQAWTRRRFGRG